A region from the Cellvibrio sp. PSBB006 genome encodes:
- a CDS encoding tryptophan halogenase family protein, producing MKIKRIAIVGGGTAGWLAANHLGFELRKDPEIEITLIESKDVPSIGVGEGTVPYIKKALEKFGISEAELIASCDVTFKQGIKFVEWLNSAIHGEKHYYYHPFESPFPSGIDIIPYWLNHRSRENFHEITAQSYACEAKLCPKKISSPPYQGEMNYAYHFDAIKFAKLLSRNAISKYRVKHKIATVVGAQKDDAGNIDSLMLGSGESSKFDFYIDCSGFSSLLIEKELSVPFVDKSNQILTDTALALQVQTEADEEIPPYTIATAHKAGWVWDITLTGRRGTGFIYSSQHMSETEAVEGFSKYLGVDVEMLSPRKISMPVGYREEFWVNNCVAIGLSQGFVEPLEATSILITDFSAEYLARAFPVNVEDISLLKKRYNKVVEYSWARILDFIKLHYCISDRDDSDFWRENRDMSNVSDVLVERLSIWEKFHPKKSDFFSKFEVFDVENYLYVLYGMKFYTVPPHASAYDVESGQGKMAQVRQDAERLAVELLGHREWLDKLKKAMQPG from the coding sequence GTGAAAATTAAGCGTATTGCAATTGTCGGTGGCGGTACTGCGGGGTGGCTTGCTGCCAACCATTTGGGCTTTGAGTTACGAAAAGACCCCGAAATTGAAATAACGTTGATCGAGTCGAAGGATGTTCCTTCTATAGGTGTGGGTGAGGGAACGGTTCCTTATATTAAAAAGGCGCTGGAGAAATTTGGTATTTCTGAAGCAGAACTAATTGCTAGCTGCGATGTAACTTTTAAGCAGGGTATAAAATTTGTTGAATGGCTTAATTCAGCTATTCATGGAGAAAAGCACTACTACTATCATCCGTTTGAATCACCATTTCCATCGGGTATTGATATTATCCCGTATTGGCTTAATCATCGTTCAAGGGAGAATTTCCATGAAATTACCGCGCAATCATATGCTTGCGAAGCAAAGCTGTGCCCCAAAAAAATATCTTCCCCCCCTTACCAAGGAGAAATGAATTACGCATATCACTTCGATGCGATTAAATTTGCCAAGTTGTTGTCGAGAAATGCTATTTCAAAATATCGTGTAAAACATAAGATTGCTACAGTTGTTGGGGCACAAAAAGATGACGCGGGAAACATTGATTCCTTAATGCTTGGCTCTGGGGAGTCTTCAAAGTTTGACTTCTACATTGACTGCAGTGGGTTTTCTTCTTTATTAATTGAAAAGGAGCTATCAGTTCCTTTTGTTGATAAATCCAATCAGATACTTACCGATACCGCATTGGCACTACAGGTGCAAACTGAAGCAGATGAAGAAATACCACCCTATACAATTGCTACAGCACATAAAGCAGGCTGGGTTTGGGATATAACGCTAACAGGTAGGCGGGGAACGGGTTTTATCTATTCCAGTCAGCATATGAGTGAAACTGAAGCCGTAGAGGGTTTTTCGAAGTATCTTGGTGTAGATGTTGAGATGTTATCGCCTAGAAAGATATCTATGCCTGTCGGTTATCGAGAAGAGTTTTGGGTTAATAATTGCGTTGCTATAGGTTTGTCACAGGGGTTTGTTGAACCTCTTGAAGCTACCTCAATATTGATTACAGATTTTTCTGCTGAGTATTTGGCTCGCGCCTTTCCAGTAAACGTAGAAGATATTTCGCTTTTAAAAAAACGTTACAATAAAGTTGTCGAATATAGTTGGGCAAGGATTTTGGATTTTATTAAGCTGCATTATTGTATTTCTGATCGGGATGACTCAGATTTTTGGCGTGAGAATAGAGATATGTCGAATGTGTCCGATGTCTTGGTTGAGCGACTATCTATATGGGAAAAATTTCATCCGAAAAAATCTGATTTTTTTAGTAAATTTGAAGTTTTTGATGTAGAGAATTACTTGTATGTTTTATATGGAATGAAGTTTTATACCGTGCCTCCTCATGCCTCCGCGTATGACGTTGAGAGCGGCCAGGGAAAGATGGCACAAGTGAGGCAGGACGCAGAAAGGTTAGCTGTTGAACTTTTAGGCCATAGGGAATGGTTGGATAAACTAAAAAAGGCTATGCAACCTGGTTGA
- a CDS encoding DUF6445 family protein encodes MFQINTQLLVKSFSVGIEKQKVLIIDNFMQQPEHMVDYASARENFEHYTGHCNFYPGIKLPAPKEYSDSLMAVIKPILAQGYEGISLAWDMNKADCSLSLITIKPESLRKVQLMPHFDSTNPYQFALLLFLCNETHGGTAFYRHNTTGYETITQEKRKSFEDIYFREIEEKPLKKEYFTDSDERFTKLGVADAKFNRMIIYRSCLLHSPYIDSTYSVDDNPKTGRLTANSFVAF; translated from the coding sequence GTGTTCCAAATTAATACACAGCTGCTAGTCAAATCATTTTCGGTTGGCATAGAGAAGCAGAAGGTTCTTATTATCGACAACTTCATGCAACAACCCGAGCATATGGTTGATTATGCATCAGCAAGGGAGAATTTCGAGCATTACACTGGACATTGCAACTTCTATCCAGGTATAAAATTGCCAGCACCGAAAGAATATTCCGATTCGCTAATGGCCGTGATCAAGCCGATTCTCGCTCAAGGATATGAAGGCATATCCCTTGCTTGGGATATGAATAAAGCGGATTGTTCACTCTCATTGATTACCATTAAGCCTGAGAGTTTACGCAAGGTACAGCTAATGCCACATTTCGACTCAACCAACCCTTACCAATTCGCATTGTTGCTTTTTTTATGCAATGAAACGCATGGAGGTACCGCTTTCTACCGTCACAATACCACTGGTTACGAGACAATTACGCAAGAGAAAAGAAAGAGCTTTGAAGATATTTACTTCAGAGAGATAGAAGAAAAACCACTTAAAAAAGAGTATTTTACCGACTCAGATGAACGCTTCACCAAACTAGGCGTGGCTGATGCAAAATTCAATCGAATGATCATTTATCGCAGCTGCTTACTACATTCTCCTTATATTGATTCCACTTACAGCGTAGATGACAATCCTAAAACCGGTCGCCTAACGGCAAATTCGTTTGTAGCATTCTGA
- the nagK gene encoding N-acetylglucosamine kinase encodes MGIHPINDSALEEPLYLGIDGGGTKCRARIVSAKDEVLGTGVGGPANPLHGVQQTLNSIQTATELALADAGLPVTAISHLTAGLGLAGVNLPSLFDVINKWQHPFKTMYLTTDLHIACLGAHNRDEGAVMVAGTGSCGYSFVKGKATILGAHGFPFGDIGSGAWMGLEAIKAVLLASDNLGPQSILSDLIGDHLQAKGVMIVDKMAAAKSSDYAKLAIFVLDAADLGDAVALSIVQQGADYMSAVAEKLWETEPPRMSLLGGLAPRLTPWMKPSIAESLSPPLSQPEFGAIYYAKRMSRLTATA; translated from the coding sequence ATGGGGATACACCCAATCAATGACAGTGCGTTAGAAGAACCTTTATATCTGGGCATCGACGGTGGCGGCACCAAGTGCCGTGCGCGCATCGTTTCTGCTAAAGACGAAGTCCTGGGTACCGGTGTCGGCGGCCCTGCGAACCCGCTCCATGGTGTTCAACAAACTCTGAATTCAATCCAGACAGCTACCGAGCTGGCATTGGCGGACGCTGGTTTGCCGGTAACGGCGATCAGTCATTTAACCGCTGGGCTGGGGCTGGCTGGGGTTAACCTGCCCAGTTTGTTCGATGTGATCAACAAGTGGCAGCATCCCTTCAAAACCATGTATTTGACTACCGACCTGCACATCGCTTGTCTGGGTGCGCATAACCGTGACGAAGGCGCGGTGATGGTGGCTGGTACAGGCTCTTGCGGTTACTCCTTTGTGAAAGGTAAGGCCACGATTCTCGGTGCGCACGGTTTCCCGTTCGGGGATATCGGCAGCGGTGCCTGGATGGGGCTTGAAGCGATTAAAGCAGTGTTGCTTGCCTCTGATAATCTTGGTCCGCAATCCATCCTCAGCGATTTGATTGGCGATCACCTACAGGCCAAGGGCGTGATGATTGTTGACAAGATGGCGGCAGCAAAATCCAGTGACTATGCCAAGTTGGCCATCTTTGTTCTGGATGCCGCTGATCTTGGCGATGCGGTTGCGTTGAGTATTGTCCAGCAGGGTGCTGATTACATGAGCGCTGTGGCGGAAAAATTATGGGAAACCGAGCCGCCGCGCATGTCATTGCTTGGTGGTCTGGCGCCGCGTCTGACGCCCTGGATGAAACCATCGATTGCTGAAAGTCTGTCACCGCCTCTCAGTCAGCCGGAGTTCGGTGCGATCTATTACGCAAAGCGAATGAGCCGCTTGACGGCGACCGCCTAG
- the nagP gene encoding N-acetylglucosamine MFS transporter NagP, which produces MEMTVDTAPAQKSSVIPMAIVAGLFFILGFATWLNGSLMPYLELVLTLTPVQASFILFTFYIAVVVFSIPSAWVIRRVGYKNGMALGMLGMAAAAFMFIPAAKTHMFGLFLVAQFMMGASQTLLQTAVNPYVVKIGPEESAAARISIMGILNKSAGVVAPMVFAAMILGGMKDYSTQAPTQEEIEILASNLVFPYICMGLFIAFLALCVKFSPLPELNLEKEDAQVADKGSVFRFPHLVLGVIALFLYVGVEVIAGDTIGSFGRSIGYSGFATLTSFTMAFMVMGYFLGVLLIPRVISQQKALMLSAILGVILSLSIVLGDSTSSSFANVLFVPLGLPALPNTIMFLALLGLANAIVWPAIWPMALSGLGSYTSTGSAMLIMAISGGAVLPFVLAGVASIGDIGRQTAYIVMTPAYLFILFYAVKGHKLRSWK; this is translated from the coding sequence ATGGAAATGACAGTTGATACCGCACCGGCACAAAAAAGCAGCGTCATCCCAATGGCCATTGTTGCCGGATTATTTTTTATCCTGGGGTTCGCCACCTGGTTGAATGGCTCCTTGATGCCTTACCTTGAACTGGTGTTAACACTGACGCCCGTGCAAGCCTCCTTCATCCTGTTTACGTTTTATATTGCTGTGGTGGTTTTCTCGATTCCCTCGGCCTGGGTTATTCGGCGTGTGGGTTACAAAAACGGTATGGCGCTGGGCATGCTCGGCATGGCGGCGGCTGCGTTCATGTTTATTCCCGCAGCAAAAACACATATGTTCGGTTTGTTCCTGGTTGCGCAATTTATGATGGGTGCGAGCCAGACGTTACTGCAAACGGCGGTAAATCCTTACGTGGTCAAGATCGGCCCGGAAGAGTCTGCGGCGGCACGTATCAGCATCATGGGTATTTTGAACAAATCTGCTGGCGTCGTGGCACCTATGGTATTTGCCGCGATGATTTTGGGGGGGATGAAAGACTATTCAACCCAGGCACCGACGCAGGAAGAAATTGAAATTCTTGCCAGCAACCTCGTGTTTCCCTATATCTGCATGGGTTTGTTTATTGCGTTTTTAGCGCTGTGCGTAAAATTTTCACCTTTGCCAGAATTGAATCTGGAGAAGGAAGATGCGCAAGTGGCGGACAAAGGTTCAGTGTTCCGTTTTCCGCATTTAGTACTGGGTGTTATCGCACTCTTTTTATATGTCGGTGTAGAGGTTATTGCGGGTGATACGATCGGCTCTTTTGGTCGCAGCATTGGCTACAGTGGCTTTGCGACACTGACATCATTCACGATGGCGTTTATGGTGATGGGTTACTTTTTGGGCGTTTTGTTAATTCCCCGTGTGATCTCACAGCAAAAAGCGTTGATGTTGTCTGCTATTCTCGGTGTTATTTTAAGTTTGTCTATCGTATTGGGGGACAGCACATCCTCCAGTTTTGCAAACGTATTGTTTGTGCCTCTCGGTTTGCCTGCTCTGCCTAACACCATCATGTTCCTGGCGTTGCTGGGCTTGGCGAATGCTATTGTCTGGCCGGCAATTTGGCCTATGGCGTTGAGTGGTTTGGGCAGCTATACCAGCACTGGTTCGGCGATGTTGATCATGGCGATTTCTGGTGGTGCGGTCTTGCCTTTTGTGTTGGCTGGTGTGGCATCAATCGGTGATATCGGTCGTCAGACGGCATACATTGTGATGACGCCCGCTTACCTGTTTATTCTTTTCTATGCAGTGAAAGGTCACAAGCTAAGAAGCTGGAAGTGA
- a CDS encoding acyltransferase family protein, with product MTTKQRFQALDVMRGLTLALMILVNTPGSWSYVYSPLLHADWHGATPTDYIFPFFLFMVGAAMVFSQKSLNALSFSEQATKIFRRTLVIFLIGLLLNYFPFTQDPSNLRFLGVLQRIALAYCFAAWIVLYANTLWRLVIAAALLLGYWALLQLNADPYSLEHSVVRQFDIWVLGEQHLWRGKGIAFDPEGLLSTLPAIVNVLIGYEVTRHLISASDKIKAQWQLFAAGVVMTVLGLLWHPVFPINKSLWTSSFVLLTSGVGVLVLLVLVRLETFSFMQGIYKAFTMLGQNPLFIYALSILWAKTLLIVPVGEVSAYQWLYDQLCKVVDPYNASLMFALIPVAVLWVVAWYLHRKKIIISI from the coding sequence ATGACAACGAAACAACGTTTTCAGGCGCTGGATGTAATGCGTGGCCTGACGCTGGCTTTAATGATTCTGGTCAATACGCCCGGTTCCTGGAGCTATGTGTACTCCCCCTTACTGCATGCTGATTGGCATGGCGCCACGCCTACCGATTATATATTTCCGTTCTTTTTATTTATGGTCGGTGCGGCCATGGTGTTCTCACAAAAATCACTCAATGCCTTGTCTTTCTCTGAGCAGGCAACCAAAATCTTTCGGCGTACACTGGTGATTTTTCTGATTGGCTTGTTACTGAATTATTTTCCGTTTACCCAGGACCCGAGTAATTTGCGGTTTCTCGGCGTGTTGCAGCGCATAGCACTGGCATACTGTTTTGCAGCCTGGATTGTGTTATATGCCAATACGCTCTGGCGCCTGGTTATTGCGGCGGCTTTGTTGTTGGGTTATTGGGCTTTGTTACAACTGAATGCTGATCCATACAGTCTGGAACATTCCGTTGTGCGTCAATTCGATATTTGGGTGCTTGGCGAACAGCACTTATGGCGTGGTAAAGGTATCGCTTTTGATCCGGAAGGTTTATTGAGCACCTTGCCGGCCATCGTCAATGTATTGATTGGTTATGAGGTTACCCGGCATCTTATTTCTGCAAGTGACAAGATCAAAGCGCAGTGGCAATTGTTTGCTGCTGGCGTTGTGATGACAGTACTAGGCTTGCTATGGCATCCGGTATTTCCCATCAATAAAAGCCTGTGGACCAGTTCATTTGTACTCTTGACCAGCGGTGTGGGTGTGCTGGTGTTGTTAGTGCTGGTGAGGTTGGAAACATTCTCCTTTATGCAAGGCATATACAAAGCCTTTACCATGTTGGGGCAAAATCCTTTGTTCATTTATGCCTTGTCTATCTTGTGGGCCAAAACGCTCCTGATTGTGCCTGTCGGTGAGGTCTCTGCGTATCAATGGCTGTACGATCAATTATGTAAAGTGGTTGATCCTTATAACGCGTCGTTGATGTTCGCTTTGATTCCTGTGGCGGTACTGTGGGTTGTTGCCTGGTACTTGCATCGCAAGAAAATCATTATCTCGATATAA
- the nagA gene encoding N-acetylglucosamine-6-phosphate deacetylase: MTSALVNGRIFTGDEWLEDHALIITGDRIHAVVPAAELPEDIAQTDLKGLTLLPGLFDTQVNGGGGALFNDAPTVETLRTIGEAHRLFGTTALLPTLISDDLSVVEKAIAAVEQAMNENVPGIVGVHLEGPFLNPARKGVHNAEKFRTIDESAFALLTSLKRGKTLVTLAPELTTPEIIHGLVEAGVTVAAGHSAADYEQTKTALAAGLSSFTHLFNAMTPLTSREPGMIGAALENADSYCGIIVDGYHVHPAALKVALAAKARGKMVLVTDAMPTVGAINKEFVLNGEVIRSENGRCATATGTLAGSDLDMLSAVRNSVSMLGLELGEAVRMASLYPAAMVGLENELGLLKSGYKASMILVDENLNLINSWIDGKPLHH, encoded by the coding sequence ATGACCAGTGCACTGGTTAACGGCCGAATTTTTACTGGTGATGAGTGGCTTGAGGATCATGCACTCATCATCACTGGCGACCGCATTCACGCTGTAGTGCCAGCTGCTGAATTGCCTGAAGACATTGCGCAAACCGATCTTAAGGGCCTGACGTTACTGCCGGGTTTGTTTGATACACAAGTGAATGGTGGTGGCGGTGCATTGTTTAACGATGCTCCCACGGTAGAAACCTTACGCACAATTGGTGAAGCACATCGTCTGTTCGGCACGACGGCATTGTTACCAACGCTGATCAGTGATGACCTTAGCGTTGTGGAAAAAGCCATCGCGGCAGTAGAGCAAGCGATGAATGAAAACGTACCTGGAATCGTCGGTGTTCATCTGGAAGGTCCGTTTTTAAATCCGGCGCGTAAAGGTGTTCATAATGCGGAAAAATTTCGCACCATTGATGAATCAGCATTTGCATTATTGACGTCGCTCAAGCGCGGAAAAACACTGGTGACTTTAGCACCGGAGCTGACTACACCAGAGATTATTCACGGCCTTGTTGAAGCCGGCGTGACCGTTGCAGCAGGCCATAGCGCCGCTGACTACGAGCAGACAAAAACCGCGCTGGCGGCAGGCCTGAGCAGCTTTACTCATTTGTTCAATGCCATGACGCCGCTCACCAGTCGCGAACCGGGCATGATCGGCGCAGCACTGGAAAATGCCGATAGTTATTGCGGCATTATTGTAGACGGTTATCACGTTCACCCGGCTGCGTTGAAAGTTGCACTGGCAGCCAAGGCGCGCGGCAAGATGGTTCTGGTTACCGATGCTATGCCCACCGTGGGTGCGATCAATAAAGAATTTGTGTTAAACGGTGAAGTTATTCGTAGCGAGAACGGTCGTTGCGCTACTGCCACCGGAACACTCGCGGGTTCCGACCTGGATATGCTCAGCGCCGTGCGCAACAGTGTATCTATGTTAGGACTGGAGTTAGGCGAAGCCGTGCGTATGGCGAGTTTGTATCCTGCTGCGATGGTCGGTTTGGAAAATGAATTGGGTTTGCTGAAATCCGGCTATAAAGCCAGCATGATTCTGGTGGATGAAAATCTGAATCTGATTAACAGCTGGATTGATGGTAAACCTTTGCATCACTGA
- a CDS encoding SIS domain-containing protein, which translates to MSSASVLAPRLQPEETLMFQEAASASSVIAQQFEANAPLIAAAVERLKAFAPRSIVTCARGSSDHAATYAKYLFETRLGLVTSSAAPSITSIYFAKQQLEGTLYIAISQSGKSPDLLASVEQAKAGGALTLALVNVEDSPLAQMADIVIPLRAGSEKSVAATKSYLATLGAIMHLVSEWGNDDELKTALKSLPQSLAQAWENDWQAVVDGLKDARNLFVIGRGIGFGAAQEAALKLKETCGLHAEAFSAAEVKHGPMAIVGEGFPVLLFAQQDKTLAGMDSLVEDFRARDAKVFVASESISGSLPVVQGAHPAIAPMLAVQSFYRMANALSIARGYNPDEPPHLRKVTETM; encoded by the coding sequence ATGTCGTCAGCCAGTGTTTTAGCCCCTCGCCTGCAGCCTGAAGAAACCCTGATGTTTCAGGAAGCCGCTTCCGCGTCGAGTGTTATTGCCCAGCAATTTGAGGCTAATGCCCCTTTGATTGCCGCTGCAGTCGAGCGACTGAAAGCTTTTGCTCCACGATCCATCGTCACTTGCGCGCGCGGCAGCTCCGACCACGCGGCAACCTATGCAAAATATTTGTTTGAAACTCGTCTTGGCCTGGTGACCTCATCAGCCGCACCGTCTATTACCTCGATTTATTTCGCCAAGCAACAATTGGAAGGCACGCTCTACATCGCCATTTCCCAGTCAGGCAAAAGCCCTGACTTGCTGGCCAGCGTCGAACAAGCCAAAGCCGGCGGCGCCCTGACATTAGCTTTGGTAAATGTTGAAGATTCACCCTTGGCTCAGATGGCCGATATTGTTATTCCCCTGCGCGCCGGCTCCGAAAAAAGTGTCGCTGCCACCAAATCTTATCTCGCTACCTTGGGTGCGATCATGCATCTGGTATCTGAGTGGGGTAACGACGACGAATTGAAAACGGCACTGAAAAGTTTGCCGCAATCTCTGGCACAAGCCTGGGAAAATGATTGGCAAGCTGTTGTTGATGGTTTGAAAGACGCACGCAACCTGTTTGTTATCGGTCGCGGTATTGGTTTTGGTGCCGCACAAGAAGCAGCACTTAAATTAAAAGAGACTTGCGGCTTGCACGCTGAAGCCTTCAGTGCGGCGGAAGTAAAACACGGCCCCATGGCGATCGTCGGTGAAGGCTTTCCGGTTTTATTGTTCGCCCAGCAAGACAAAACCTTGGCTGGCATGGACTCTCTGGTTGAAGATTTTCGCGCACGCGATGCCAAGGTATTTGTAGCCAGCGAAAGTATCAGCGGCTCATTGCCAGTCGTGCAGGGTGCACACCCGGCGATCGCCCCCATGCTCGCAGTACAAAGCTTTTATCGCATGGCTAATGCGCTGTCTATCGCGCGCGGTTACAACCCGGATGAGCCGCCGCACCTGCGCAAGGTTACGGAGACAATGTAA
- a CDS encoding LacI family DNA-binding transcriptional regulator, with the protein MKPTIKDVAKLAGVSFKTVSRVINKEVTVGQDLQDRVWKAVKELNYQPNLSARLLRGAASSIGFIYDNPNSNYVIDMQHGILGECHRQGYELIIHPCDAKSENIIDEVLGMIDRSRVGGLVLTPPMSEMPEVLAALSKRKIKFVRILSGSHPPDDKAPCIFIDDRTAAYRITQYLIDLGHKSIAFLGGEEAHKSSIERLEGYKAALKDNKLPVDKKLIVGGEYSFESGVKRTRQLLSANSKPSAVFACNDEIAAGTLFAARIQGVDVPHQLSIVGFEDSPFSRQAWPNLTTAQQPNRTIAQRATALLIECIRNSNNADHKVDSEGFYPQLIVRDSTCPALGRKA; encoded by the coding sequence ATGAAACCCACTATCAAAGACGTTGCCAAACTCGCCGGCGTGTCCTTCAAAACCGTCTCACGCGTGATCAATAAAGAGGTTACTGTCGGTCAGGATTTGCAGGATCGGGTGTGGAAAGCCGTCAAAGAACTGAATTATCAACCCAACTTGTCGGCCCGGTTATTGCGCGGCGCAGCCTCCTCCATCGGTTTTATCTACGACAACCCTAACAGCAACTACGTGATCGATATGCAGCACGGTATCCTCGGTGAATGTCACCGTCAGGGTTATGAGCTGATTATCCACCCCTGTGACGCAAAGTCAGAAAATATCATTGACGAAGTGCTGGGCATGATTGATCGCAGTCGCGTGGGCGGACTGGTGTTGACACCACCCATGTCGGAGATGCCGGAAGTGCTCGCCGCCCTGAGCAAGCGCAAGATCAAATTTGTGCGCATCCTGTCCGGCTCCCATCCACCGGATGACAAAGCACCCTGCATCTTTATCGATGACCGCACAGCGGCTTACCGCATCACCCAATACCTGATCGACCTGGGTCATAAATCCATTGCCTTCCTCGGTGGAGAGGAAGCGCATAAATCGAGTATTGAACGCCTTGAAGGTTACAAAGCCGCATTGAAAGACAACAAGCTGCCGGTCGATAAAAAGTTGATTGTCGGTGGGGAATATTCATTTGAGTCCGGTGTTAAGCGCACCCGTCAATTACTGTCTGCCAACAGCAAGCCCAGCGCGGTCTTTGCCTGTAACGACGAAATTGCAGCGGGCACGCTGTTTGCCGCGCGCATCCAGGGCGTGGATGTGCCGCACCAGCTCTCCATCGTCGGGTTTGAAGACAGCCCCTTTTCCCGCCAGGCCTGGCCAAACCTGACTACCGCCCAACAACCCAACCGCACGATTGCCCAACGGGCTACAGCATTGCTGATCGAATGCATTCGCAACAGCAACAACGCCGACCATAAGGTCGACAGCGAAGGGTTTTACCCGCAATTGATTGTGCGCGACTCCACCTGCCCTGCCCTGGGCCGCAAAGCCTGA
- a CDS encoding GTP-binding protein: protein MKLATCFRFISPGTGVIIAAILQLALPAHAAEGRRLEQLWVTAGLRVPESALVYEDGKEKYLFVSEIDGKDDDGEGGVARLSLDGKILEHDWVRGLNGPKGMGTHDGKLYVADVKDVVVIDIDSGDIDTRIPVVDAVFLNDIAIDINGVVYVSDTRTNKVHRIVEGKVELYLDNIPSPNGLRTIGSTLIVGAATRLLLVDKDKNLLTLAKGFESNIDGVEMTQPGEFIVSCWAGLVYYVYADGRIEKLLDSRDTQINTADIGFDDESRIVYVPNFHKNSLTAYQLR from the coding sequence ATGAAACTCGCCACGTGTTTTCGCTTTATCTCCCCCGGTACCGGGGTAATAATCGCCGCGATCCTGCAACTTGCACTGCCTGCTCATGCTGCCGAAGGGCGGCGACTGGAGCAGTTATGGGTAACAGCGGGTTTGCGTGTACCGGAATCCGCACTGGTGTATGAGGACGGTAAAGAAAAATATTTATTCGTGAGCGAAATTGACGGCAAAGACGATGATGGCGAGGGCGGTGTAGCCCGGCTTTCATTGGATGGCAAAATTCTCGAACACGACTGGGTGCGCGGCCTGAACGGTCCGAAAGGCATGGGAACGCACGACGGAAAATTGTACGTAGCGGATGTGAAGGACGTGGTGGTGATCGATATCGACTCGGGTGATATTGATACGCGGATTCCAGTAGTGGATGCCGTATTCCTCAACGATATCGCCATCGATATCAACGGTGTCGTTTATGTGTCTGATACACGCACCAATAAAGTACACCGTATCGTCGAGGGTAAGGTGGAGCTGTACCTCGACAATATTCCTTCCCCCAACGGATTGCGCACCATCGGCAGCACGCTCATCGTGGGTGCGGCGACCCGGCTCTTGTTGGTTGATAAAGACAAGAACCTGCTCACTTTGGCGAAAGGTTTTGAAAGCAATATCGATGGTGTTGAGATGACGCAGCCGGGCGAGTTTATTGTGTCCTGTTGGGCGGGGCTGGTGTATTACGTTTACGCCGACGGGCGCATCGAAAAGTTATTAGACAGCCGCGATACACAGATCAATACCGCCGACATCGGGTTTGATGACGAAAGTCGGATAGTGTACGTCCCCAACTTTCACAAGAATTCACTGACCGCTTATCAGCTGCGTTGA
- a CDS encoding DUF1244 domain-containing protein, which translates to MKIDQLDPHTQQALEAAAFRRLLEHLDSRKDVQNIELMNLAGFCRNCLSKWYVAAATEQGIELDYEDARERVYGMPYPEWKDQYQTPASAEAQAHFNGDKS; encoded by the coding sequence ATGAAGATCGACCAACTGGACCCTCACACCCAACAAGCTCTGGAAGCAGCCGCCTTTCGCCGGCTGTTGGAACACCTGGACAGCCGTAAGGATGTACAGAATATTGAGCTGATGAACCTGGCTGGCTTTTGCCGCAATTGCCTCAGCAAATGGTATGTGGCAGCGGCGACCGAGCAAGGAATTGAACTGGATTACGAAGATGCGCGGGAGCGGGTTTACGGCATGCCGTACCCGGAGTGGAAAGATCAGTACCAAACGCCGGCGAGTGCGGAGGCGCAGGCGCACTTTAATGGAGATAAGTCCTGA